From a single Myotis daubentonii chromosome 5, mMyoDau2.1, whole genome shotgun sequence genomic region:
- the LOC132235686 gene encoding bromodomain-containing protein 8 isoform X4: MATGTGKHKLLSSGPTEPWSIREKLCLASSVMRSGDQNWVSVSRAIKPFAEPGRPPDWFSQKHCASQYSELLETTETPKRKRGEKGEVVETVEDVIVRKLTAERVEELKKMIKETQEKYRRLKRDAELIQAGHMDSRLDELCNDIAMKKKLEEEEAEVKRKATDAAYQARQAVKTPPRRLPTVMVRSPIDSASPGSDYPLGDLTATTMEEATSGVTPGTLPSTPVTSFPGIPDTLPPGSAPLEAPMTPVTDDSPQKKMLGQKATPPPSPLLSELLKKGSLLPTSPRLVNESEMAVASGHLNSTGVLLEVGGVLPMIHGGDLQQTPNTVAASPAASGAPTLSRLLEAGPTQFTTPLASFTTVASEPPVKLVPPPVESVSQATIVMMPALPAPSSAPAVSTPESVAPVSQPDTCVPMEAVGDPHTVTVSMDSSEISMIINSIKEECFRSGVAEASGGSKAPSIDGKEDLDLAEKMDIAVSYTGEELDFETVGDIIAIIEDKVDDHPEVLDVAAVEAALSFCEDNDDPRSLPGPWEHPMQQERDKPVPLSAPELTVKQERLDFEESENKGIHELVDIREPGVEIKMEPTEPEQGISGAEIVTGVAPATCMEPPELRNQDLDEEPRSTAAGEIAEVDVASGKGDETPVTTVKTEASPESMLSPSHGSNPMEDPLEAETQHKFEMSDSLKEESGTIFGSQIKDAPGEDEEEDGVSEAASLEEPKEEDQGEGYLSEMDNEPPVSESDDGFSIHNATLQSHTLADSIPSSPASSQFSVCSEDQEAIQAQKIWKKAIMLVWRAAANHRYANVFLQPVTDDIAPGYHSIVQRPMDLSTIKKNIENGLIRSTAEFQRDIMLMFQNAVMYNSSDHDVYHMAVEMQRDVLEQIQQFLATQLIMQTSESGISAKSLRGRDSTRKQDASEKDSVPMGSPAFLLSLFDGGTRGRRCAIEADMKMKK; the protein is encoded by the exons ATGGCGACAGGAACGGGCA AACACAAGCTGTTGAGTAGTGGCCCCACAGAACCATGGTCCATCCGAGAGAAGCTGTGTTTAGCGTCTTCTGTCATGAGGAGTGGGGATCAAAATTG ggTATCAGTTAGCAGAGCAATCAAGCCCTTTGCAGAACCTGGCCGCCCTCCAGACTGGTTCTCTCAAAAA CATTGTGCTTCTCAGTACTCTGAACTTCTAGAAACTACCGAGACCCCAAA ACGGAAACGGGGTGAAAAAGGAGAAGTGGTGGAAACTGTGGAAGATGTCATTGTTCGGAAATTGACTGCTGAACGAGTTGAGGAACtaaagaaaatgataaaggaaACCCAGGAAAAATATAG ACGACTGAAAAGAGATGCAGAACTAATTCAAGCTGGGCACATGGACAGCAGATTGGATGAGCTTTGCAATGACATTGCAAT GAAAAAGAaattggaggaagaggaggctgaAGTAAAGAGGAAGGCTACGGATGCTGCATATCAAG CTCGTCAAGCAGTAAAAACACCCCCTCGGAGGTTACCCACTGTGATGGTTCGATCTCCTATAGATTCTGCCTCCCCAGGAAGTGATTATCCACTTGGGGACTTGactgcaaccactatggaagagGCCACCTCTGGC GTAACCCCTGGGACTTTGCCGAGTACCCCAGTCACCTCGTTTCCTGGGATTCCTGACACCCTTCCTCCAGGCTCTGCACCCTTAGAAGCCCCCATGACCCCAGTAACAGATGATTCACCCCAGAAAAAGATGCTTGGACAGAAAGCaactccacccccctcccctctgctgtcAGAGCTCTTGAAGAAGGGCAGCCTCCTGCCTACTAGCCCCAGACTG GTCAATGAGAGTGAAATGGCTGTGGCTTCTGGCCACCTGAACAGTACAGGTGTCCTCCTGGAGGTAGGCGGGGTCCTTCCCATGATACATGGTGGGGATTTGCAGCAAACACCCAACACTGTTGCAGCCTCCCCTGCTGCCTCAG GTGCTCCCACTCTTTCCCGGCTTTTAGAAGCTGGTCCTACACAGTTCACCACACCTCTTGCTTCCTTCACTACTGTTGCCAGTGAGCCTCCAGTTAAACTTGTGCCACCCCCTGTAGAGTCTGTGTCCCAGGCTACCATTGTCATGATGCCTGCGCTACCAGCACCATCCTCTGCTCCGGCTGTCTCCACTCCTGAGAGTGTAGCTCCAG TGAGTCAGCCTGACACTTGTGTTCCCATGGAGGCTGTGGGGGATCCACATACTGTGACTGTTTCCATGGATAGCAGTGAAATCTCCATGATTATCAATTCTATCAAAGAAGAGTGTTTCCGATCAGGGGTAGCAGAGGCTTCTGGAGGATCAAAGGCTCCCAGCATAGATGGGAAGGAAGATTTAGATCTGGCTGAGAAGATGGATATTGCTGTGTCTTACACAGGTGAAGAGCTCGACTTTGAGACCGTTGGAGACATCATTGCTATCATTGAGGACAAG GTAGATGATCATCCTGAAGTGCTGGATGTGGCAGCAGTGGAAGCAGCATTGTCGTTCTGTGAAGATAATGATGATCCTCGGTCTCTGCCTGGCCCCTGGGAGCACCCTATGCAGCAGGAACGGGACAAGCCAGTACCTCTTTCTGCACCAGAATTGACAGTCAAGCAAGAGAGGCTGGACTTTGAGGAATCGGAAAACAAAGGAATCCACGAACTGGTAGACATCAGAGAACCTGGTGTTGAGATCAAAATGGAACCTACAGAACCAGAGCAAGGCATTTCAGGGGCTGAAATAGTCACTGGGGTTGCTCCAGCCACATGTATGGAGCCACCAGAACTCAGGAATCAGGACTTAGATGAGGAACCCAGAAGTACTGCAGCTGGAGAGATTGCTGAAGTAGATGTTGCCAGTGGGAAAGGCGATGAGACTCCAGTTACAACTGTGAAGACAGAG GCATCCCCTGAAAGCATGCTATCTCCATCACATGGCTCAAATCCCATGGAAGATCCTTTAGAGGCAGAAACTCAGCACAAATTTGAAATGTCAG ACTCATTGAAAGAAGAATCAGGGACTATTTTTGGAAGCCAGATAAAG GATGCCCCaggtgaggatgaggaggaagatGGAGTCAGTGAAGCAGCCAGTCTAGAGGAGCCTAAGGAAGAAGATCAAGGAGAAGGCTATTTGTCAGAAATGGATAACGAACCCCCTGTGAGCGAGAGTGATGATGGCTTTAGTATACACAATGCTACTCTGCAGTCCCACACACtggcagactccatccccagcagtCCTGCTTCTTCTCAGTT ctctgTCTGTAGTGAGGATCAGGAAGCTATTCAAGCACAAAAAATCTGGAAGAAAGCCATCATGCTTGTATGGAGAGCTGCAGCTAATCATAG ATATGCCAATGTATTTCTGCAGCCTGTTACAGATGACATAGCACCTGGCTACCACAGCATTGTGCAGAG gccaatggattTGTCAACTATtaagaaaaacattgaaaatgGACTGATCCGCAGCACAGCTGAATTTCAGCGTGACATTATGTTGATGTTCCAGAATGCTGTAATGTATAATAGCTCTGATCATGATGTCTATCACATGGCAGTAGAAATGCAGCGAGATGTTTTGGAGCAGATCCAG CAATTCCTGGCCACACAGTTGATTATGCAAACATCTGAGTCTGGGATCAGTGCTAAAAGTCTTCGAGGAAGAGATTCTACCCGCAAACAGGATGCTTCAGAGAAG GACAGTGTCCCCATGGgctctcctgccttccttctctctctcttt
- the LOC132235686 gene encoding bromodomain-containing protein 8 isoform X3 has translation MATGTGKHKLLSSGPTEPWSIREKLCLASSVMRSGDQNWVSVSRAIKPFAEPGRPPDWFSQKHCASQYSELLETTETPKRKRGEKGEVVETVEDVIVRKLTAERVEELKKMIKETQEKYRRLKRDAELIQAGHMDSRLDELCNDIAMKKKLEEEEAEVKRKATDAAYQARQAVKTPPRRLPTVMVRSPIDSASPGSDYPLGDLTATTMEEATSGVTPGTLPSTPVTSFPGIPDTLPPGSAPLEAPMTPVTDDSPQKKMLGQKATPPPSPLLSELLKKGSLLPTSPRLVNESEMAVASGHLNSTGVLLEVGGVLPMIHGGDLQQTPNTVAASPAASGAPTLSRLLEAGPTQFTTPLASFTTVASEPPVKLVPPPVESVSQATIVMMPALPAPSSAPAVSTPESVAPVSQPDTCVPMEAVGDPHTVTVSMDSSEISMIINSIKEECFRSGVAEASGGSKAPSIDGKEDLDLAEKMDIAVSYTGEELDFETVGDIIAIIEDKVDDHPEVLDVAAVEAALSFCEDNDDPRSLPGPWEHPMQQERDKPVPLSAPELTVKQERLDFEESENKGIHELVDIREPGVEIKMEPTEPEQGISGAEIVTGVAPATCMEPPELRNQDLDEEPRSTAAGEIAEVDVASGKGDETPVTTVKTEASPESMLSPSHGSNPMEDPLEAETQHKFEMSDSLKEESGTIFGSQIKDAPGEDEEEDGVSEAASLEEPKEEDQGEGYLSEMDNEPPVSESDDGFSIHNATLQSHTLADSIPSSPASSQFSVCSEDQEAIQAQKIWKKAIMLVWRAAANHRYANVFLQPVTDDIAPGYHSIVQRPMDLSTIKKNIENGLIRSTAEFQRDIMLMFQNAVMYNSSDHDVYHMAVEMQRDVLEQIQGQLCFFSLQQFLATQLIMQTSESGISAKSLRGRDSTRKQDASEKDSVPMGSPAFLLSLFDGGTRGRRCAIEADMKMKK, from the exons ATGGCGACAGGAACGGGCA AACACAAGCTGTTGAGTAGTGGCCCCACAGAACCATGGTCCATCCGAGAGAAGCTGTGTTTAGCGTCTTCTGTCATGAGGAGTGGGGATCAAAATTG ggTATCAGTTAGCAGAGCAATCAAGCCCTTTGCAGAACCTGGCCGCCCTCCAGACTGGTTCTCTCAAAAA CATTGTGCTTCTCAGTACTCTGAACTTCTAGAAACTACCGAGACCCCAAA ACGGAAACGGGGTGAAAAAGGAGAAGTGGTGGAAACTGTGGAAGATGTCATTGTTCGGAAATTGACTGCTGAACGAGTTGAGGAACtaaagaaaatgataaaggaaACCCAGGAAAAATATAG ACGACTGAAAAGAGATGCAGAACTAATTCAAGCTGGGCACATGGACAGCAGATTGGATGAGCTTTGCAATGACATTGCAAT GAAAAAGAaattggaggaagaggaggctgaAGTAAAGAGGAAGGCTACGGATGCTGCATATCAAG CTCGTCAAGCAGTAAAAACACCCCCTCGGAGGTTACCCACTGTGATGGTTCGATCTCCTATAGATTCTGCCTCCCCAGGAAGTGATTATCCACTTGGGGACTTGactgcaaccactatggaagagGCCACCTCTGGC GTAACCCCTGGGACTTTGCCGAGTACCCCAGTCACCTCGTTTCCTGGGATTCCTGACACCCTTCCTCCAGGCTCTGCACCCTTAGAAGCCCCCATGACCCCAGTAACAGATGATTCACCCCAGAAAAAGATGCTTGGACAGAAAGCaactccacccccctcccctctgctgtcAGAGCTCTTGAAGAAGGGCAGCCTCCTGCCTACTAGCCCCAGACTG GTCAATGAGAGTGAAATGGCTGTGGCTTCTGGCCACCTGAACAGTACAGGTGTCCTCCTGGAGGTAGGCGGGGTCCTTCCCATGATACATGGTGGGGATTTGCAGCAAACACCCAACACTGTTGCAGCCTCCCCTGCTGCCTCAG GTGCTCCCACTCTTTCCCGGCTTTTAGAAGCTGGTCCTACACAGTTCACCACACCTCTTGCTTCCTTCACTACTGTTGCCAGTGAGCCTCCAGTTAAACTTGTGCCACCCCCTGTAGAGTCTGTGTCCCAGGCTACCATTGTCATGATGCCTGCGCTACCAGCACCATCCTCTGCTCCGGCTGTCTCCACTCCTGAGAGTGTAGCTCCAG TGAGTCAGCCTGACACTTGTGTTCCCATGGAGGCTGTGGGGGATCCACATACTGTGACTGTTTCCATGGATAGCAGTGAAATCTCCATGATTATCAATTCTATCAAAGAAGAGTGTTTCCGATCAGGGGTAGCAGAGGCTTCTGGAGGATCAAAGGCTCCCAGCATAGATGGGAAGGAAGATTTAGATCTGGCTGAGAAGATGGATATTGCTGTGTCTTACACAGGTGAAGAGCTCGACTTTGAGACCGTTGGAGACATCATTGCTATCATTGAGGACAAG GTAGATGATCATCCTGAAGTGCTGGATGTGGCAGCAGTGGAAGCAGCATTGTCGTTCTGTGAAGATAATGATGATCCTCGGTCTCTGCCTGGCCCCTGGGAGCACCCTATGCAGCAGGAACGGGACAAGCCAGTACCTCTTTCTGCACCAGAATTGACAGTCAAGCAAGAGAGGCTGGACTTTGAGGAATCGGAAAACAAAGGAATCCACGAACTGGTAGACATCAGAGAACCTGGTGTTGAGATCAAAATGGAACCTACAGAACCAGAGCAAGGCATTTCAGGGGCTGAAATAGTCACTGGGGTTGCTCCAGCCACATGTATGGAGCCACCAGAACTCAGGAATCAGGACTTAGATGAGGAACCCAGAAGTACTGCAGCTGGAGAGATTGCTGAAGTAGATGTTGCCAGTGGGAAAGGCGATGAGACTCCAGTTACAACTGTGAAGACAGAG GCATCCCCTGAAAGCATGCTATCTCCATCACATGGCTCAAATCCCATGGAAGATCCTTTAGAGGCAGAAACTCAGCACAAATTTGAAATGTCAG ACTCATTGAAAGAAGAATCAGGGACTATTTTTGGAAGCCAGATAAAG GATGCCCCaggtgaggatgaggaggaagatGGAGTCAGTGAAGCAGCCAGTCTAGAGGAGCCTAAGGAAGAAGATCAAGGAGAAGGCTATTTGTCAGAAATGGATAACGAACCCCCTGTGAGCGAGAGTGATGATGGCTTTAGTATACACAATGCTACTCTGCAGTCCCACACACtggcagactccatccccagcagtCCTGCTTCTTCTCAGTT ctctgTCTGTAGTGAGGATCAGGAAGCTATTCAAGCACAAAAAATCTGGAAGAAAGCCATCATGCTTGTATGGAGAGCTGCAGCTAATCATAG ATATGCCAATGTATTTCTGCAGCCTGTTACAGATGACATAGCACCTGGCTACCACAGCATTGTGCAGAG gccaatggattTGTCAACTATtaagaaaaacattgaaaatgGACTGATCCGCAGCACAGCTGAATTTCAGCGTGACATTATGTTGATGTTCCAGAATGCTGTAATGTATAATAGCTCTGATCATGATGTCTATCACATGGCAGTAGAAATGCAGCGAGATGTTTTGGAGCAGATCCAG GGCCAACTGTGTTTCTTCTCCCTACAGCAATTCCTGGCCACACAGTTGATTATGCAAACATCTGAGTCTGGGATCAGTGCTAAAAGTCTTCGAGGAAGAGATTCTACCCGCAAACAGGATGCTTCAGAGAAG GACAGTGTCCCCATGGgctctcctgccttccttctctctctcttt
- the LOC132235686 gene encoding bromodomain-containing protein 8 isoform X10, whose protein sequence is MATGTGKHKLLSSGPTEPWSIREKLCLASSVMRSGDQNWVSVSRAIKPFAEPGRPPDWFSQKHCASQYSELLETTETPKRKRGEKGEVVETVEDVIVRKLTAERVEELKKMIKETQEKYRRLKRDAELIQAGHMDSRLDELCNDIAMKKKLEEEEAEVKRKATDAAYQARQAVKTPPRRLPTVMVRSPIDSASPGSDYPLGDLTATTMEEATSGVNESEMAVASGHLNSTGVLLEVGGVLPMIHGGDLQQTPNTVAASPAASGAPTLSRLLEAGPTQFTTPLASFTTVASEPPVKLVPPPVESVSQATIVMMPALPAPSSAPAVSTPESVAPVSQPDTCVPMEAVGDPHTVTVSMDSSEISMIINSIKEECFRSGVAEASGGSKAPSIDGKEDLDLAEKMDIAVSYTGEELDFETVGDIIAIIEDKVDDHPEVLDVAAVEAALSFCEDNDDPRSLPGPWEHPMQQERDKPVPLSAPELTVKQERLDFEESENKGIHELVDIREPGVEIKMEPTEPEQGISGAEIVTGVAPATCMEPPELRNQDLDEEPRSTAAGEIAEVDVASGKGDETPVTTVKTEASPESMLSPSHGSNPMEDPLEAETQHKFEMSDSLKEESGTIFGSQIKDAPGEDEEEDGVSEAASLEEPKEEDQGEGYLSEMDNEPPVSESDDGFSIHNATLQSHTLADSIPSSPASSQFSVCSEDQEAIQAQKIWKKAIMLVWRAAANHRYANVFLQPVTDDIAPGYHSIVQRPMDLSTIKKNIENGLIRSTAEFQRDIMLMFQNAVMYNSSDHDVYHMAVEMQRDVLEQIQQFLATQLIMQTSESGISAKSLRGRDSTRKQDASEKDSVPMGSPAFLLSLFDGGTRGRRCAIEADMKMKK, encoded by the exons ATGGCGACAGGAACGGGCA AACACAAGCTGTTGAGTAGTGGCCCCACAGAACCATGGTCCATCCGAGAGAAGCTGTGTTTAGCGTCTTCTGTCATGAGGAGTGGGGATCAAAATTG ggTATCAGTTAGCAGAGCAATCAAGCCCTTTGCAGAACCTGGCCGCCCTCCAGACTGGTTCTCTCAAAAA CATTGTGCTTCTCAGTACTCTGAACTTCTAGAAACTACCGAGACCCCAAA ACGGAAACGGGGTGAAAAAGGAGAAGTGGTGGAAACTGTGGAAGATGTCATTGTTCGGAAATTGACTGCTGAACGAGTTGAGGAACtaaagaaaatgataaaggaaACCCAGGAAAAATATAG ACGACTGAAAAGAGATGCAGAACTAATTCAAGCTGGGCACATGGACAGCAGATTGGATGAGCTTTGCAATGACATTGCAAT GAAAAAGAaattggaggaagaggaggctgaAGTAAAGAGGAAGGCTACGGATGCTGCATATCAAG CTCGTCAAGCAGTAAAAACACCCCCTCGGAGGTTACCCACTGTGATGGTTCGATCTCCTATAGATTCTGCCTCCCCAGGAAGTGATTATCCACTTGGGGACTTGactgcaaccactatggaagagGCCACCTCTGGC GTCAATGAGAGTGAAATGGCTGTGGCTTCTGGCCACCTGAACAGTACAGGTGTCCTCCTGGAGGTAGGCGGGGTCCTTCCCATGATACATGGTGGGGATTTGCAGCAAACACCCAACACTGTTGCAGCCTCCCCTGCTGCCTCAG GTGCTCCCACTCTTTCCCGGCTTTTAGAAGCTGGTCCTACACAGTTCACCACACCTCTTGCTTCCTTCACTACTGTTGCCAGTGAGCCTCCAGTTAAACTTGTGCCACCCCCTGTAGAGTCTGTGTCCCAGGCTACCATTGTCATGATGCCTGCGCTACCAGCACCATCCTCTGCTCCGGCTGTCTCCACTCCTGAGAGTGTAGCTCCAG TGAGTCAGCCTGACACTTGTGTTCCCATGGAGGCTGTGGGGGATCCACATACTGTGACTGTTTCCATGGATAGCAGTGAAATCTCCATGATTATCAATTCTATCAAAGAAGAGTGTTTCCGATCAGGGGTAGCAGAGGCTTCTGGAGGATCAAAGGCTCCCAGCATAGATGGGAAGGAAGATTTAGATCTGGCTGAGAAGATGGATATTGCTGTGTCTTACACAGGTGAAGAGCTCGACTTTGAGACCGTTGGAGACATCATTGCTATCATTGAGGACAAG GTAGATGATCATCCTGAAGTGCTGGATGTGGCAGCAGTGGAAGCAGCATTGTCGTTCTGTGAAGATAATGATGATCCTCGGTCTCTGCCTGGCCCCTGGGAGCACCCTATGCAGCAGGAACGGGACAAGCCAGTACCTCTTTCTGCACCAGAATTGACAGTCAAGCAAGAGAGGCTGGACTTTGAGGAATCGGAAAACAAAGGAATCCACGAACTGGTAGACATCAGAGAACCTGGTGTTGAGATCAAAATGGAACCTACAGAACCAGAGCAAGGCATTTCAGGGGCTGAAATAGTCACTGGGGTTGCTCCAGCCACATGTATGGAGCCACCAGAACTCAGGAATCAGGACTTAGATGAGGAACCCAGAAGTACTGCAGCTGGAGAGATTGCTGAAGTAGATGTTGCCAGTGGGAAAGGCGATGAGACTCCAGTTACAACTGTGAAGACAGAG GCATCCCCTGAAAGCATGCTATCTCCATCACATGGCTCAAATCCCATGGAAGATCCTTTAGAGGCAGAAACTCAGCACAAATTTGAAATGTCAG ACTCATTGAAAGAAGAATCAGGGACTATTTTTGGAAGCCAGATAAAG GATGCCCCaggtgaggatgaggaggaagatGGAGTCAGTGAAGCAGCCAGTCTAGAGGAGCCTAAGGAAGAAGATCAAGGAGAAGGCTATTTGTCAGAAATGGATAACGAACCCCCTGTGAGCGAGAGTGATGATGGCTTTAGTATACACAATGCTACTCTGCAGTCCCACACACtggcagactccatccccagcagtCCTGCTTCTTCTCAGTT ctctgTCTGTAGTGAGGATCAGGAAGCTATTCAAGCACAAAAAATCTGGAAGAAAGCCATCATGCTTGTATGGAGAGCTGCAGCTAATCATAG ATATGCCAATGTATTTCTGCAGCCTGTTACAGATGACATAGCACCTGGCTACCACAGCATTGTGCAGAG gccaatggattTGTCAACTATtaagaaaaacattgaaaatgGACTGATCCGCAGCACAGCTGAATTTCAGCGTGACATTATGTTGATGTTCCAGAATGCTGTAATGTATAATAGCTCTGATCATGATGTCTATCACATGGCAGTAGAAATGCAGCGAGATGTTTTGGAGCAGATCCAG CAATTCCTGGCCACACAGTTGATTATGCAAACATCTGAGTCTGGGATCAGTGCTAAAAGTCTTCGAGGAAGAGATTCTACCCGCAAACAGGATGCTTCAGAGAAG GACAGTGTCCCCATGGgctctcctgccttccttctctctctcttt
- the LOC132235686 gene encoding bromodomain-containing protein 8 isoform X8 has translation MATGTGKHKLLSSGPTEPWSIREKLCLASSVMRSGDQNWVSVSRAIKPFAEPGRPPDWFSQKHCASQYSELLETTETPKRKRGEKGEVVETVEDVIVRKLTAERVEELKKMIKETQEKYRRLKRDAELIQAGHMDSRLDELCNDIAMKKKLEEEEAEVKRKATDAAYQARQAVKTPPRRLPTVMVRSPIDSASPGSDYPLGDLTATTMEEATSGVNESEMAVASGHLNSTGVLLEVGGVLPMIHGGDLQQTPNTVAASPAASGAPTLSRLLEAGPTQFTTPLASFTTVASEPPVKLVPPPVESVSQATIVMMPALPAPSSAPAVSTPESVAPVSQPDTCVPMEAVGDPHTVTVSMDSSEISMIINSIKEECFRSGVAEASGGSKAPSIDGKEDLDLAEKMDIAVSYTGEELDFETVGDIIAIIEDKVDDHPEVLDVAAVEAALSFCEDNDDPRSLPGPWEHPMQQERDKPVPLSAPELTVKQERLDFEESENKGIHELVDIREPGVEIKMEPTEPEQGISGAEIVTGVAPATCMEPPELRNQDLDEEPRSTAAGEIAEVDVASGKGDETPVTTVKTEASPESMLSPSHGSNPMEDPLEAETQHKFEMSDSLKEESGTIFGSQIKDAPGEDEEEDGVSEAASLEEPKEEDQGEGYLSEMDNEPPVSESDDGFSIHNATLQSHTLADSIPSSPASSQFSVCSEDQEAIQAQKIWKKAIMLVWRAAANHRYANVFLQPVTDDIAPGYHSIVQRPMDLSTIKKNIENGLIRSTAEFQRDIMLMFQNAVMYNSSDHDVYHMAVEMQRDVLEQIQGQLCFFSLQQFLATQLIMQTSESGISAKSLRGRDSTRKQDASEKQASELHMSNLLKVLTSLIFLHLKMLNFMPKKEHLREVLIHYFILKKSAAESYCILQEAMMNMLHLKVLVNAGLNSLKGMILM, from the exons ATGGCGACAGGAACGGGCA AACACAAGCTGTTGAGTAGTGGCCCCACAGAACCATGGTCCATCCGAGAGAAGCTGTGTTTAGCGTCTTCTGTCATGAGGAGTGGGGATCAAAATTG ggTATCAGTTAGCAGAGCAATCAAGCCCTTTGCAGAACCTGGCCGCCCTCCAGACTGGTTCTCTCAAAAA CATTGTGCTTCTCAGTACTCTGAACTTCTAGAAACTACCGAGACCCCAAA ACGGAAACGGGGTGAAAAAGGAGAAGTGGTGGAAACTGTGGAAGATGTCATTGTTCGGAAATTGACTGCTGAACGAGTTGAGGAACtaaagaaaatgataaaggaaACCCAGGAAAAATATAG ACGACTGAAAAGAGATGCAGAACTAATTCAAGCTGGGCACATGGACAGCAGATTGGATGAGCTTTGCAATGACATTGCAAT GAAAAAGAaattggaggaagaggaggctgaAGTAAAGAGGAAGGCTACGGATGCTGCATATCAAG CTCGTCAAGCAGTAAAAACACCCCCTCGGAGGTTACCCACTGTGATGGTTCGATCTCCTATAGATTCTGCCTCCCCAGGAAGTGATTATCCACTTGGGGACTTGactgcaaccactatggaagagGCCACCTCTGGC GTCAATGAGAGTGAAATGGCTGTGGCTTCTGGCCACCTGAACAGTACAGGTGTCCTCCTGGAGGTAGGCGGGGTCCTTCCCATGATACATGGTGGGGATTTGCAGCAAACACCCAACACTGTTGCAGCCTCCCCTGCTGCCTCAG GTGCTCCCACTCTTTCCCGGCTTTTAGAAGCTGGTCCTACACAGTTCACCACACCTCTTGCTTCCTTCACTACTGTTGCCAGTGAGCCTCCAGTTAAACTTGTGCCACCCCCTGTAGAGTCTGTGTCCCAGGCTACCATTGTCATGATGCCTGCGCTACCAGCACCATCCTCTGCTCCGGCTGTCTCCACTCCTGAGAGTGTAGCTCCAG TGAGTCAGCCTGACACTTGTGTTCCCATGGAGGCTGTGGGGGATCCACATACTGTGACTGTTTCCATGGATAGCAGTGAAATCTCCATGATTATCAATTCTATCAAAGAAGAGTGTTTCCGATCAGGGGTAGCAGAGGCTTCTGGAGGATCAAAGGCTCCCAGCATAGATGGGAAGGAAGATTTAGATCTGGCTGAGAAGATGGATATTGCTGTGTCTTACACAGGTGAAGAGCTCGACTTTGAGACCGTTGGAGACATCATTGCTATCATTGAGGACAAG GTAGATGATCATCCTGAAGTGCTGGATGTGGCAGCAGTGGAAGCAGCATTGTCGTTCTGTGAAGATAATGATGATCCTCGGTCTCTGCCTGGCCCCTGGGAGCACCCTATGCAGCAGGAACGGGACAAGCCAGTACCTCTTTCTGCACCAGAATTGACAGTCAAGCAAGAGAGGCTGGACTTTGAGGAATCGGAAAACAAAGGAATCCACGAACTGGTAGACATCAGAGAACCTGGTGTTGAGATCAAAATGGAACCTACAGAACCAGAGCAAGGCATTTCAGGGGCTGAAATAGTCACTGGGGTTGCTCCAGCCACATGTATGGAGCCACCAGAACTCAGGAATCAGGACTTAGATGAGGAACCCAGAAGTACTGCAGCTGGAGAGATTGCTGAAGTAGATGTTGCCAGTGGGAAAGGCGATGAGACTCCAGTTACAACTGTGAAGACAGAG GCATCCCCTGAAAGCATGCTATCTCCATCACATGGCTCAAATCCCATGGAAGATCCTTTAGAGGCAGAAACTCAGCACAAATTTGAAATGTCAG ACTCATTGAAAGAAGAATCAGGGACTATTTTTGGAAGCCAGATAAAG GATGCCCCaggtgaggatgaggaggaagatGGAGTCAGTGAAGCAGCCAGTCTAGAGGAGCCTAAGGAAGAAGATCAAGGAGAAGGCTATTTGTCAGAAATGGATAACGAACCCCCTGTGAGCGAGAGTGATGATGGCTTTAGTATACACAATGCTACTCTGCAGTCCCACACACtggcagactccatccccagcagtCCTGCTTCTTCTCAGTT ctctgTCTGTAGTGAGGATCAGGAAGCTATTCAAGCACAAAAAATCTGGAAGAAAGCCATCATGCTTGTATGGAGAGCTGCAGCTAATCATAG ATATGCCAATGTATTTCTGCAGCCTGTTACAGATGACATAGCACCTGGCTACCACAGCATTGTGCAGAG gccaatggattTGTCAACTATtaagaaaaacattgaaaatgGACTGATCCGCAGCACAGCTGAATTTCAGCGTGACATTATGTTGATGTTCCAGAATGCTGTAATGTATAATAGCTCTGATCATGATGTCTATCACATGGCAGTAGAAATGCAGCGAGATGTTTTGGAGCAGATCCAG GGCCAACTGTGTTTCTTCTCCCTACAGCAATTCCTGGCCACACAGTTGATTATGCAAACATCTGAGTCTGGGATCAGTGCTAAAAGTCTTCGAGGAAGAGATTCTACCCGCAAACAGGATGCTTCAGAGAAG CAAGCTTCagaacttcatatgtcaaatttgctgaaggtgttaacatcattgatatttttacacttaaaaatgttgaatttcatgccgaaaaaagagcatttgcgggaagttttaattcattactttattttgaaaaaaagtgctgctgaaagttattgtatacttcaggaagctatgatgaacatgctccatctcaaggtacttgtgaacgctggtttaaactctttaaaagggatgattttgatgtga